One part of the Solea solea chromosome 1, fSolSol10.1, whole genome shotgun sequence genome encodes these proteins:
- the fam110b gene encoding protein FAM110B isoform X1: MPTETLPPDLPDSKATGSAAAFGSAVPLRILNKGPDYFRRQVEPNPKRLSAVERLEADKAKYVKSQEVINARQEPIKPPVLAKPPIGHALLSKRGSGMSGGGNGGGIPLKASNNNAKSDTCATSCGGGSSKRENLNLEILKNLLNSSSSGAGSEGRGGGAKSAVMKRSSGVVTRSWAPSGCGLPNVVSDWLNCHRLGSNFQHTGNEIGVCDLFGRHRIPLTYRSTTTLNEEPPDLAPSPSTSHSLRSFSRSLKVPPVNSGGRRSPQQGGNLNLSRRVLDERGGDGGAVGRSRSPLPPLLTSHSSSDLLRLCNGKPLRAARSSSSSAPPLPPKPNPASLPPPALSLSLLPPRPTPSPAPCDNATPQSLACDFAEPSSASIDPNVELDLGPSTARRSSLHRSKSDLSDRYARAGADVERFFNYCGLDPEELEAVSPENFARANSDIVSLNFRSASMISSECDRSRRSSNDGVSDGEAEDEEEAGERVPYGISAVERNARVIKWLYSIKQARETQKVSHV; this comes from the exons GTGGAACCCAACCCAAAACGCCTCAGTGCTGTAGAGAGACTAGAAGCTGATAAAGCCAAGTACGTCAAGAGCCAGGAAGTCATCAATGCCAGGCAGGAGCCAATCAAACCGCCCGTGCTGGCCAAGCCTCCCATCGGCCACGCCTTGCTGTCCAAGAGAGGCTCTGGAATGAGTGGAGGTGGAAATGGAGGAGGGATACCTTTGAAAGCTTCCAATAACAACGCCAAATCAGACACATGTGCAACAAgctgcggcggcggcagcagcaagCGGGAGAATTTAAACCTGGAGATCTTGAAAAATCTGCTAAACTCATCGTCCTCTGGAGCAGGATCTGAAGGACGAGGAGGTGGAGCTAAAAGTGCTGTCATGAAGAGGTCATCGGGAGTGGTGACCAGGAGCTGGGCACCGTCAGG CTGCGGTCTCCCCAACGtggtctctgattggctgaattGTCACAGACTTGGATCAAATTTCCAGCACACTGGAAATGAGATCGGGGTCTGCGACTTGTTTGGGAGGCATAG GATACCGTTAACGTACCGATCTACAACCACACTTAACGAGGAGCCACCAGACTTGGCACCTAGTCCAAGCACCTCACATTCTCTGCGCTCCTTCTCCCGCTCCCTGAAGGTCCCACCAGTCAACAGTGGGGGGCGTCGTAGTCCACAGCAGGGAGGAAACCTCAACCTCAGCAGACGAGTCTTGGATGAAAGAGGAGGTGACGGAGGAGCTGTTGGACGCTCTCGCTCTCCCCTGCCGCCTCTACTCACCTCCCACTCCTCCTCTGACCTCCTGCGACTGTGCAATGGCAAACCACTTCGTGCGGCTCGATCCAGCAGCTCATCGGCTCCGCCCCTCCCTCCGAAACCCAACCCagcttctctccccccccctgcTCTGTCCTTGTCACTGCTTCCCCCTCGGCCAACTCCATCCCCTGCTCCCTGTGATAACGCCACCCCTCAGTCGCTAGCTTGTGATTTCGCGGAGCCTTCCAGTGCCTCCATCGATCCCAACGTGGAGCTGGATCTCGGGCCGTCCACGGCTCGTCGCTCCTCGCTACACAGATCAAAATCGGACCTGTCAGACCGATACGCCCGGGCCGGGGCGGACGTGGAACGCTTTTTTAACTACTGCGGCCTCGACCCTGAGGAGCTGGAGGCCGTCAGTCCGGAGAACTTTGCTCGAGCCAACTCGGACATTGTCAGCCTGAACTTCAGATCGGCTTCGATGATCTCGTCTGAGTGCGATCGGTCACGGCGATCCTCCAACGATGGCGTGTCAGACGGGGAGgcggaggacgaggaggaggccGGGGAGCGCGTTCCCTACGGTATCTCAGCTGTGGAGAGAAACGCACGAGTCATCAAGTGGCTGTACAGCATCAAACAGGCAAGAGAGACTCAGAAAGTGTCGCATGTTTAA
- the fam110b gene encoding protein FAM110B isoform X2 — MPTETLPPDLPDSKATGSAAAFGSAVPLRILNKGPDYFRRQVEPNPKRLSAVERLEADKAKYVKSQEVINARQEPIKPPVLAKPPIGHALLSKRGSGMSGGGNGGGIPLKASNNNAKSDTCATSCGGGSSKRENLNLEILKNLLNSSSSGAGSEGRGGGAKSAVMKRSSGVVTRSWAPSGIPLTYRSTTTLNEEPPDLAPSPSTSHSLRSFSRSLKVPPVNSGGRRSPQQGGNLNLSRRVLDERGGDGGAVGRSRSPLPPLLTSHSSSDLLRLCNGKPLRAARSSSSSAPPLPPKPNPASLPPPALSLSLLPPRPTPSPAPCDNATPQSLACDFAEPSSASIDPNVELDLGPSTARRSSLHRSKSDLSDRYARAGADVERFFNYCGLDPEELEAVSPENFARANSDIVSLNFRSASMISSECDRSRRSSNDGVSDGEAEDEEEAGERVPYGISAVERNARVIKWLYSIKQARETQKVSHV; from the exons GTGGAACCCAACCCAAAACGCCTCAGTGCTGTAGAGAGACTAGAAGCTGATAAAGCCAAGTACGTCAAGAGCCAGGAAGTCATCAATGCCAGGCAGGAGCCAATCAAACCGCCCGTGCTGGCCAAGCCTCCCATCGGCCACGCCTTGCTGTCCAAGAGAGGCTCTGGAATGAGTGGAGGTGGAAATGGAGGAGGGATACCTTTGAAAGCTTCCAATAACAACGCCAAATCAGACACATGTGCAACAAgctgcggcggcggcagcagcaagCGGGAGAATTTAAACCTGGAGATCTTGAAAAATCTGCTAAACTCATCGTCCTCTGGAGCAGGATCTGAAGGACGAGGAGGTGGAGCTAAAAGTGCTGTCATGAAGAGGTCATCGGGAGTGGTGACCAGGAGCTGGGCACCGTCAGG GATACCGTTAACGTACCGATCTACAACCACACTTAACGAGGAGCCACCAGACTTGGCACCTAGTCCAAGCACCTCACATTCTCTGCGCTCCTTCTCCCGCTCCCTGAAGGTCCCACCAGTCAACAGTGGGGGGCGTCGTAGTCCACAGCAGGGAGGAAACCTCAACCTCAGCAGACGAGTCTTGGATGAAAGAGGAGGTGACGGAGGAGCTGTTGGACGCTCTCGCTCTCCCCTGCCGCCTCTACTCACCTCCCACTCCTCCTCTGACCTCCTGCGACTGTGCAATGGCAAACCACTTCGTGCGGCTCGATCCAGCAGCTCATCGGCTCCGCCCCTCCCTCCGAAACCCAACCCagcttctctccccccccctgcTCTGTCCTTGTCACTGCTTCCCCCTCGGCCAACTCCATCCCCTGCTCCCTGTGATAACGCCACCCCTCAGTCGCTAGCTTGTGATTTCGCGGAGCCTTCCAGTGCCTCCATCGATCCCAACGTGGAGCTGGATCTCGGGCCGTCCACGGCTCGTCGCTCCTCGCTACACAGATCAAAATCGGACCTGTCAGACCGATACGCCCGGGCCGGGGCGGACGTGGAACGCTTTTTTAACTACTGCGGCCTCGACCCTGAGGAGCTGGAGGCCGTCAGTCCGGAGAACTTTGCTCGAGCCAACTCGGACATTGTCAGCCTGAACTTCAGATCGGCTTCGATGATCTCGTCTGAGTGCGATCGGTCACGGCGATCCTCCAACGATGGCGTGTCAGACGGGGAGgcggaggacgaggaggaggccGGGGAGCGCGTTCCCTACGGTATCTCAGCTGTGGAGAGAAACGCACGAGTCATCAAGTGGCTGTACAGCATCAAACAGGCAAGAGAGACTCAGAAAGTGTCGCATGTTTAA